A genomic window from Clostridium aceticum includes:
- the yaaA gene encoding peroxide stress protein YaaA, giving the protein MRIIISPAKKMKIDTDALGHHNLPQFIEDTKILLEYLKKLSYEEVKAVWNCNDKIATLNYERIQKMDLYRNLTPAILAYEGIQYQYMAPDIFSTEEFLYLEKHLRIMSGFYGILRPFDGVVPYRLEMQAKLHGNDVSSLYSFWNSKLATHLLSESKCIVNLASKEYNKCISKYLNPDIHFITCIFGEMTEKRVVEKGTQVKMARGEMVRFMTEKQVERAEEIKGFDRLNYTFAEELSDENTYVFIK; this is encoded by the coding sequence ATGAGAATCATTATTTCACCTGCAAAAAAGATGAAAATAGATACAGATGCCCTAGGACATCATAATCTTCCGCAATTCATAGAAGATACGAAGATCCTCCTAGAATATTTAAAGAAGTTAAGCTATGAAGAAGTCAAAGCAGTATGGAACTGCAATGATAAAATAGCTACCCTTAATTACGAGAGAATTCAGAAAATGGATTTATATCGCAATTTGACACCTGCTATCCTTGCCTATGAGGGGATTCAATATCAGTATATGGCTCCTGACATATTTAGCACAGAGGAGTTCTTATATCTCGAGAAACACTTGCGTATTATGTCGGGTTTTTATGGCATATTGCGACCCTTTGATGGTGTCGTTCCATACAGATTGGAGATGCAGGCCAAGCTACATGGAAATGATGTTAGCTCACTTTATAGTTTTTGGAATAGCAAGCTGGCGACACATCTCCTTTCAGAAAGCAAGTGCATTGTAAATCTGGCTTCTAAAGAGTACAATAAATGTATCTCAAAATATTTAAATCCTGATATCCACTTTATTACCTGTATCTTTGGAGAGATGACAGAAAAAAGGGTGGTGGAAAAAGGCACTCAAGTAAAAATGGCTAGGGGAGAAATGGTACGCTTTATGACAGAAAAGCAAGTAGAGAGGGCAGAGGAAATAAAGGGATTCGACAGATTAAATTATACCTTTGCAGAGGAGCTGTCAGATGAGAATACCTATGTGTTTATTAAATAG
- a CDS encoding methyl-accepting chemotaxis protein — protein MKYLNTLKFRVMIILLCVALIPLVSLGLFQYHQFNVTATNNIRMQTTEIANVNAYKIESWLNSKTSQLTESLKANPEFKDMDLAYIRSIIRYIAQNDVEVASTTVADKDGYAGVMAADNRPINISEREYFIKARDTKSIAITDIVENINTGNKQIPISVPILDDNNNFQGALTSMVSVESLEHYIGQIKVAETGYGFLLSDYGNILFHPDQERVGKSYKEYSVNPDKEKVFSEEILLESDGFVTYQDDDGEQKTAAYATVPSTGWKVVVTVPNQEIYTELDKSKLVIMVLISVAILLIILISVFLAGFIASPIKSLAEHMNILANADFTKEVDEKFLKRKDELGLLAKSVDTMSKSIRSVLKDIVSEAGGMKDKVEASSQNLSELVSQIEDVSATTEEMSAGMEETAASTEQMNATSTEIESAADSIATKAQNSSIIVEEISERAQELKESAVTSQRIAYDIRQTIDEDMRTSIEQSKAVEKINVLTESILQITSQTNLLALNAAIEAARAGEAGKGFAVVADEIRKLAEDSKNTVNEIQDITKLVVSSVKNLTQSSEKALDFIDTKVINDYKSMVSTGEQYYKDAEAIQDIVTDFSATAEELLASIQNMAQAINEVTVSNNEGAQGTQRIAERTLDVMQMATKFADFMKETEHNSESLTKSVAQFKI, from the coding sequence ATGAAATACTTAAATACGCTTAAATTTAGAGTGATGATTATCTTACTATGTGTAGCACTTATTCCGCTTGTTAGCCTGGGTCTTTTTCAATATCATCAGTTTAATGTAACCGCCACTAATAATATTCGAATGCAGACGACAGAAATAGCTAATGTAAATGCATATAAGATTGAATCATGGCTCAATAGCAAAACTTCACAGCTTACAGAATCCCTTAAAGCAAACCCTGAGTTCAAAGATATGGATTTGGCATATATACGATCGATAATCAGATATATTGCTCAAAATGATGTGGAAGTCGCATCAACCACTGTTGCAGATAAAGATGGATATGCGGGAGTTATGGCGGCTGACAATAGACCTATTAACATTAGCGAAAGAGAATATTTCATTAAAGCAAGAGATACAAAAAGTATTGCGATTACTGATATAGTTGAAAATATTAATACAGGAAACAAACAAATTCCCATAAGTGTACCGATACTTGATGACAATAATAATTTTCAGGGAGCACTCACCAGTATGGTAAGTGTTGAATCGCTGGAACATTATATTGGGCAAATTAAGGTGGCCGAAACCGGATATGGCTTTTTATTATCCGACTATGGAAATATACTGTTCCATCCGGATCAAGAGAGGGTCGGAAAAAGCTATAAAGAATACTCTGTGAATCCAGATAAGGAAAAAGTTTTTAGTGAGGAAATTTTGTTAGAAAGTGATGGGTTTGTCACCTATCAAGACGATGACGGAGAACAGAAGACTGCGGCCTATGCAACTGTTCCCAGTACAGGATGGAAAGTGGTTGTGACAGTTCCTAACCAAGAAATCTATACAGAATTAGATAAGTCAAAGCTGGTAATAATGGTTTTAATATCTGTTGCTATACTGCTCATTATTCTGATATCTGTGTTTTTAGCAGGTTTTATAGCCTCCCCCATAAAATCGTTGGCTGAGCATATGAACATCCTGGCAAATGCGGATTTTACAAAGGAAGTGGATGAAAAGTTCCTAAAGAGAAAGGACGAGCTTGGATTGCTTGCAAAATCCGTAGATACTATGAGTAAATCAATTCGGTCCGTTCTTAAGGATATTGTCAGTGAAGCTGGTGGAATGAAAGATAAAGTTGAAGCTTCGTCACAAAATTTGTCTGAGTTAGTTTCACAAATAGAAGATGTTTCGGCAACTACAGAAGAGATGTCTGCTGGAATGGAGGAAACCGCTGCATCAACAGAACAAATGAACGCAACATCAACAGAAATAGAAAGTGCAGCGGATTCCATTGCGACAAAAGCTCAAAATAGTTCCATCATTGTTGAAGAAATCAGCGAGCGTGCACAGGAATTAAAAGAGAGTGCTGTCACTTCTCAGAGGATAGCATATGATATACGACAGACGATTGATGAAGATATGCGGACTTCCATCGAGCAATCAAAAGCAGTGGAGAAAATTAATGTGCTGACGGAATCCATCTTGCAAATTACCTCTCAAACAAACCTCCTTGCATTAAATGCCGCAATAGAAGCTGCAAGGGCTGGAGAAGCAGGCAAAGGTTTTGCAGTGGTAGCAGATGAAATACGTAAATTAGCGGAAGACTCGAAAAATACTGTTAATGAAATTCAAGATATTACAAAACTTGTAGTTAGTTCAGTAAAAAACTTGACACAAAGTTCTGAGAAAGCTTTGGATTTCATCGATACAAAAGTAATTAACGACTATAAATCAATGGTAAGTACAGGGGAGCAATACTATAAGGATGCAGAAGCCATTCAAGATATAGTAACAGATTTTAGTGCAACAGCCGAGGAATTGTTAGCCTCTATTCAAAATATGGCCCAAGCTATCAATGAAGTTACAGTTTCCAACAATGAAGGTGCACAAGGCACACAGCGTATAGCAGAAAGAACTTTGGATGTAATGCAGATGGCTACAAAATTTGCAGACTTTATGAAAGAGACTGAACATAATTCCGAAAGCCTAACCAAGTCAGTGGCACAATTTAAAATATAA
- a CDS encoding MgtC/SapB family protein: MVTTSFIIRITIAFVLGGAIGVERQKRQRMAGIRTNALVALGAFLFVTVSMMIEGEGSPTRMAAQVVSGIGFLGAGVIIRDGLNIRGLNTAATLWCSAAIGVLTSTGFVGEAIIGTIFILIANIYLRHVVHAVEKQPASRGGFETVYSLRIVCSDKAEFHIRALLIHMLQGEDIMLTNLESEDIAGTETVEVVARITSLMKNHATLEKIASRIGLESGISSVGWEVEN, translated from the coding sequence ATGGTTACTACAAGTTTTATTATACGAATTACAATAGCCTTTGTTTTAGGGGGAGCTATTGGTGTTGAAAGACAGAAAAGGCAACGAATGGCTGGGATAAGAACAAATGCTTTGGTAGCATTAGGTGCTTTCCTATTTGTGACAGTATCTATGATGATTGAAGGGGAGGGAAGCCCTACCAGAATGGCTGCCCAAGTTGTTTCAGGAATTGGTTTTTTAGGAGCTGGAGTAATTATTAGAGATGGACTAAATATTAGAGGACTAAATACTGCTGCCACCCTATGGTGCTCTGCTGCCATAGGGGTATTAACCAGTACGGGATTCGTAGGGGAGGCAATTATTGGTACCATATTTATACTAATAGCAAATATTTATTTAAGACATGTTGTTCATGCCGTTGAAAAGCAACCTGCTTCTAGGGGAGGATTTGAAACAGTCTATAGCTTGAGGATAGTATGCTCAGATAAGGCAGAATTTCATATACGTGCCCTTTTGATTCATATGCTTCAGGGGGAGGATATTATGCTGACGAACCTTGAAAGTGAGGATATAGCAGGAACTGAAACTGTAGAAGTTGTTGCTAGAATAACGAGTTTAATGAAAAACCATGCAACTCTTGAAAAAATCGCCAGCAGGATTGGTTTAGAATCAGGAATCAGCTCGGTGGGTTGGGAAGTAGAAAATTAA
- a CDS encoding magnesium transporter MgtE N-terminal domain-containing protein, which produces MTIFRVNLLKFLKKGDIKALKELINGVDIIKLTHVFKQLKPEEQAIVFKHLKKERALQVFEGLGRERQSILLKHLSRDKVRRSTAKVHAINNSEIMLQDAYDRRFYPNGQ; this is translated from the coding sequence ATGACGATCTTCAGAGTAAATTTATTGAAATTTTTGAAGAAAGGTGATATAAAGGCCTTAAAGGAATTAATCAACGGAGTTGATATTATTAAGCTGACTCATGTCTTTAAACAGTTAAAGCCAGAAGAACAAGCAATTGTTTTTAAACACCTAAAAAAAGAAAGGGCTTTACAGGTATTTGAAGGCCTAGGAAGAGAAAGACAATCTATACTACTAAAACATCTTTCACGGGATAAAGTAAGGAGATCAACTGCAAAGGTGCATGCTATAAATAATTCAGAAATAATGCTACAGGATGCCTACGACAGAAGGTTTTATCCTAATGGTCAGTGA
- the mgtE gene encoding magnesium transporter, which produces MEKFKRTIWTHLENRDMESLKKLLSEAETIELFDVMRELSSEEQAIVYRLLSKDKALLVFEQLDTHLQQKLLASFTEDKVIEMISELAPDDRVRLLDELPAKVTKKLIASLSTEERKETALLMGYEEETAGRIMTTEYVRLKRSYTASEALEKVRANAQDKETIYTIYITDESRKLEGVLSLRELVMASPKMKLEDIMHKKIIKVSTDTDQEEVARTLQELDLLALPVVDKENRLVGIITIDDAMDILEEETTEDIFDKAGLADLNSKESDRSERLVNGSVFQIWKVRLPFLIITMIGGLMAGAVIDAFEEALEAIAAVAIFIPVIMDMGGNAGTQSSTIFARGLILGHINTKKFFGHLGKETLVGLSMGALVGTVTGIIASVWQGIPELGIAVGLALAITMTLATALGFFIPYILLKLDIDQAAGADPIITTIKDISGLLIYFVLVTQFLGYLL; this is translated from the coding sequence ATGGAAAAATTCAAAAGAACGATTTGGACTCATCTGGAAAATAGAGATATGGAGTCATTAAAAAAATTATTAAGTGAAGCAGAAACGATTGAATTATTTGATGTAATGAGGGAATTATCCTCTGAGGAGCAGGCTATTGTTTATCGACTGTTATCTAAAGATAAGGCATTACTAGTATTTGAACAGCTAGATACCCATCTTCAACAAAAACTACTAGCATCCTTTACAGAAGATAAAGTTATAGAAATGATTTCAGAGCTAGCACCAGATGATCGTGTTAGATTATTGGATGAACTACCTGCAAAGGTAACAAAAAAATTAATAGCATCTCTTTCTACTGAAGAGCGTAAAGAAACAGCCCTGCTTATGGGATACGAAGAAGAAACTGCTGGAAGAATCATGACAACAGAATATGTAAGACTTAAAAGAAGTTATACAGCTTCTGAAGCATTAGAAAAGGTAAGAGCTAATGCCCAAGATAAAGAAACCATCTATACTATCTACATTACCGATGAAAGTAGAAAACTAGAAGGGGTACTTTCCTTAAGGGAACTAGTGATGGCATCTCCTAAAATGAAGCTTGAAGATATTATGCATAAAAAGATTATAAAAGTCTCAACCGATACAGATCAAGAGGAGGTAGCTCGTACATTACAAGAACTAGATTTGCTAGCTTTACCTGTTGTAGATAAAGAAAATAGATTAGTAGGAATCATTACAATAGATGATGCAATGGATATTCTTGAAGAAGAAACAACTGAGGATATTTTTGATAAGGCGGGTTTAGCAGACTTAAATAGTAAAGAGTCTGATCGTAGTGAACGATTAGTAAACGGATCTGTTTTTCAGATTTGGAAGGTACGTCTACCTTTCCTAATTATAACTATGATTGGTGGTCTGATGGCTGGAGCGGTTATTGATGCATTTGAAGAAGCACTAGAGGCTATTGCAGCTGTAGCCATCTTTATCCCAGTGATCATGGATATGGGTGGTAATGCAGGAACACAATCCTCAACAATCTTTGCCAGGGGTTTAATCTTAGGACACATCAACACAAAGAAATTCTTTGGACATTTAGGAAAAGAAACACTTGTTGGACTAAGTATGGGTGCCTTGGTAGGTACTGTTACAGGAATCATTGCATCTGTATGGCAAGGGATTCCTGAGTTAGGAATTGCTGTAGGATTAGCTCTAGCAATTACAATGACACTGGCAACAGCATTAGGGTTCTTCATACCATATATACTGCTTAAACTAGATATTGACCAGGCAGCTGGAGCAGATCCAATAATTACAACCATCAAAGACATCTCGGGATTGCTGATATACTTTGTATTAGTAACACAGTTTTTAGGTTATCTTTTATAG
- a CDS encoding DUF6544 family protein, giving the protein MSKATLVLTSIAVLVGVFIVGSVIANFLFKGNVEQEVKTLFSNVENKGEIVTEEDIEGLPQNVQIWLEYAGVVGMEKIAAVRLKQKANMRLGVDKPWMPVEAEQYFTSEEPSFIWKAKIKVAPLIHIAGRDKYQDGKGNMLIKALSLLTVADSEGKEIDQGTLLRYLAETMWFPSAVLKEYITWEEIDEDNAKATMTYGDITASGIFTFNDNGEVIKFEAERYGEFDGEFSLETWSISLRDYKEFEGVRVPSKGEVTWKLGDGDFTWFNFEVTEIQYNKPIPY; this is encoded by the coding sequence CAGTCATAGCAAATTTTCTATTTAAAGGAAATGTAGAACAAGAAGTTAAAACACTTTTTAGTAATGTAGAAAACAAAGGAGAAATTGTGACGGAGGAGGATATAGAGGGACTGCCCCAAAATGTTCAAATATGGCTGGAATATGCCGGAGTTGTTGGAATGGAAAAAATAGCAGCTGTTCGTTTAAAACAAAAAGCAAATATGAGATTGGGAGTGGATAAGCCATGGATGCCAGTAGAAGCAGAACAATATTTTACTTCAGAAGAGCCAAGCTTTATTTGGAAGGCAAAGATCAAAGTGGCTCCGTTAATTCACATTGCAGGAAGAGACAAATACCAGGATGGAAAAGGGAATATGCTTATTAAAGCTCTTTCATTACTTACTGTTGCTGACTCAGAAGGAAAAGAAATCGATCAAGGCACTTTGTTAAGGTATCTTGCTGAGACGATGTGGTTTCCATCTGCAGTTTTAAAGGAGTATATAACATGGGAAGAAATAGATGAAGATAATGCTAAAGCAACCATGACCTACGGAGATATAACGGCATCAGGAATATTCACTTTTAATGATAACGGAGAGGTTATTAAGTTCGAGGCTGAACGATATGGGGAATTTGATGGAGAGTTTAGTCTAGAGACTTGGTCCATTTCATTGAGGGATTATAAAGAATTTGAAGGAGTAAGAGTTCCTTCAAAGGGGGAGGTCACCTGGAAATTAGGTGATGGAGACTTTACCTGGTTTAATTTTGAAGTTACAGAAATCCAATATAATAAACCAATACCATATTAG